The Prevotella sp. oral taxon 299 str. F0039 genome has a segment encoding these proteins:
- a CDS encoding ferritin → MLKKNIEEALNAQINAEMWSAYLYLSMAAHCHTIGQPGMGKWFEVQFKEEQDHAKILFNYVISRNGKVSLKPIDSVPTEWNSILNIFESTLHHEQKVTEMINKLFALTTQENDYATQSMLQWFIDEQVEEEENVQTIIDNIKMIHDNGYGLYMIDKELGSRTYTEASPLTK, encoded by the coding sequence ATGCTAAAAAAGAACATCGAAGAAGCATTAAATGCTCAGATCAATGCAGAAATGTGGTCGGCTTATCTTTATTTATCAATGGCAGCACATTGTCATACAATTGGACAACCAGGTATGGGTAAATGGTTTGAAGTTCAATTCAAAGAAGAACAAGACCACGCAAAGATTCTTTTCAACTATGTTATCTCACGAAATGGTAAAGTATCCCTTAAGCCTATTGATTCTGTGCCTACAGAATGGAATTCTATCTTAAATATTTTCGAAAGCACATTACATCATGAACAAAAAGTAACAGAAATGATTAACAAGTTATTTGCACTTACTACACAAGAAAATGACTATGCAACTCAAAGTATGCTACAATGGTTTATAGATGAGCAAGTAGAAGAAGAAGAAAATGTTCAAACCATTATCGACAATATTAAGATGATTCATGACAATGGCTATGGCTTGTATATGATCGACAAAGAACTTGGTTCTAGAACTTATACAGAGGCTTCTCCTCTTACTAAATAA